One Channa argus isolate prfri chromosome 17, Channa argus male v1.0, whole genome shotgun sequence genomic window, aatgtgtgtgtttagggttgttgtttGCATGATAGACTTTAGTTCATGTATCGataatttcataatttcctGTAGAAATTTGAAGAAGTTTGTACAGTTCATACAACTCAACTGTACAACCCAGAATTTATAGCTTCCTCAATAATGGAAAGAGGTcctggtccagaggcagcaaagcccAAATAGTCCACACGTCCTTAAGCAAACTTTGATGGGCAgtaaaggttttttgtttttgcatagtATTGCTTTCCTCCCTGCAACTCTGCCAAGCACATTATTGTTGTTCAATGTTCTCCTGATGGTGGACTCAAAAACAATATTAGCCACTGCAGGAATGGCCTTTAGTTTCCTAAACATTACCATTGGGTTCCTTGTGACCTGCCAGACTCTTACACACTTTGCCTTTGGTCCAATCTTTGTTGGTTGACCAATCCTGGGGAGGGTAACAATGGTTTAGAAAGTTCAACATTTGATCTACGTGACAGTTCACTGGTAAAGTCCAGAGTTATTAGAAATTCTTGTAACCCTTTCCATCCTTGTGGGCATAAACAACTCTTCTAAGCTCTTCAAAAAGAGATTTCTGTTTGACCCATGACACACTTCTACACACCTTTGGTGCGAAGACCACATTTGACAGCGAAGACCCAGATTTAAATCAGAGAGGATCTCAATGGTCAGAGCATTGGGCTGCGATACAGAAGGCCGGGGGTTCAATTACCACCCCATCAGGTATGGCcgcacccagccaccaagggccaccttgctGCCAGTTCTGAGCTCGGACAAAAGATAaaagagcatccggcgtaacaactcatgccaaatcaacgtgcagaatcCCTTGtagcaacccctgaagggacaagccgaaagccgctgCTCTTTAGAAGCTCCCAGACTCACACCTGGTTCTCATCCTTTCGATTCAAATGGCTGTAATATCCCCTTTAAATAAACTGATCATCCTAGAGGATCACATACTTTTGTCCCAcagagtgtgtttttatattatctGTTTAACTGTGTTCCCTTCATATAGTTTGAGGTCTTAGAAACGTGATCACCTTTTAGTTCAGATTTAtgtagaaacagagaaaacttTAGAGGGTTCATAGTCACCACTGTATATCTCCCATGGTCAAAACCTTACGGTGTCAAACTGTCTCACACACTGCTCACAGTTCAGGCCCTTTACAAATACAGTGTtgatatataatattttacGCCTTGTGGTAATTTGCGAAGAAAATATCTGAAGCATCAATTGTTGAACAAAATAATCCTAGAGTGGTATTAGTGAGATTACAGAATCAATGCTTGCATTTAGACTGGCATTAACTTTGACCCCAGTGCCCACCTTTGACCTCAGAATTGTTCAGTCATGCATTAAAATCTGCAGGATATTGTCATTCCTATAAATGGTTAAACATATTCGCAAAGGTTAACATGAATGACTTTCGGAAATAAACGCTGTAATAGTCttaaatcattcattttattaatcacCTGAATTTAGGTCTACGAACAGCATTGTTCTAAATGTACTGTGCAGTTTGTATAACATTTACAACACTGAAACAAAGTATTCTATTGATAAGTGCTTATGTGACACAGCCAATATATTTGGTtgattatttatgtttatcCCACAAACTCAGGAAAATTTTCAGCTGGGGCGTCGTTAGGAGTTTGCCTCTAGAAATGCTTTGCAGCAACGTACACACTGTTCGTACACCTTTTCAAAGTCTTCATCATTTCCctaagagacaaaaaaaaaaaaacagaaatgaaagcaaatttAAGCACTCACAGCTGAATCATTAAACAAGTatgtttgattattttaattcactgacacaacataaaataaactattatcTGACACAACTGTAgaaatgttttctctgctttgttttaaaaatacaaaaactatatATTGTGatgttattactattattactccccaaatgacttaaaaatgttaaactgatGGAAAGGAAACAGGTCCCAGAATTATACTAACTACCATCAACTTGTTGTGTGCTAAAACCCACACGCACATTTGATAACACAGCAATAATAATGTTTCATAGATTTGTATGGGCAAACCTTTCACtctctttgctttattttactccATTACTCCCATTATTACAACAATACGAAAAGTTAACTGTTTATATCAGTTGGTATCACAAAGTAGTGAATTCAAATGGGCAAAACTGTTAATTGTGTGTGGTAATAACAGAAATTGTATGGACAGGAAAAATGCATTGGCACCTTATTTGTGTCAATACATTTGCCTCCATTTACACCAACAGGGAGTGTATGGTGCTTTTGCTGCCAGACCATGTGGTTGCTGGCAACAGACCCCAGCCCAACTGTAAAAAGTATGTTCAAACAACTATTGGTTCATGCCACATCAcaaatattttgactttttttccttctagCATCCTACCCCAGAAAACATAGAACAAGCTATATTACTCTTTGGTAATCaagcatttaaatacattttacagtgatttcaaagtaattaaataacagttgtgtaaaatattttattgtgatgCGTACTGAATTGGAAAGGCTGCATAGCGAAGTTCTAGGGTAACACATTGTTAATAATTAGGGCACAAAGAACTGACTTGCTGGCTTTACAGTCCACTGTCTTTTGTTTTGGAGctgtttattatattaaaaaatgccTGGACATGATCCCATTTCTCCCTGTGGAGAATGAACTCTACAGAACTCCCACATACACCTGAAGACTGACATGTTCTGTCCAAAGTCATTGTCTTTAGGCCAGTGATCAAAATGTTGGGTTCTATTATCCTGTCTATAAAACCATGATAAATCGTGGTTTACACAGGTACTTGCATTCATTGGTAGCAGAGAACATTACAGTTTTCTCTGTTCCTTCTAGACCCAATTGGATTACTCACATTGACCTTTCATCATCAGTTTTAAGCCTAGTTTCAAAGGCCTGAAcatcttttttctaatttgttttcttttgttttttttttattatgggGAATGAAACTTTTAGTCCTTGATGAAGTGTCTATGATCCAGTTAGAAACAGTGATGGGCTGTACTCCTAAGCGGCAACTGTTGCATAAAAATCCCAACGACACTGATAGGGGTTGCTCCTGCCACAGACCGTATTCACACAGTCCCGGTGAAGCTGATTAACAGAGGTTGTTGTCAACAAACCTCATTAAACTCCAAATaagacataaatattttttaaaaagaatgtttaATTCTAAAAAAGGCTTTCTTTGAGCTCTCAAATCACCCAAACTAAAAGTGAATATATATGTTTAACAAATACTATTAAATATGCTAACAatcaatttctttcattttttactaattcaaaataaggacaaatacaagaacaaaaaacacttgCAAGCATTTTTATGTGACGTGACTCAGTTGGTGTCTGATGTGCCTAATGCCACTGACAGGTGATTCCTTGTCTGGCATAAACGGATGTTGCGCATTTGATGCTGCATTGGACATCAGTGGATATCTAACCTACACAGGCAGCTGACCTGTCCACTGCTTAAAGTTCAGTCtgagttttcatttctttgagCTCTGTTTAGGAAACCAATGAGCTGCAAAGCATTGTGCTACCATAACAAACAGTAATGCCACcatttttaatatagtgaaacagtatttaaaaactaaatatattacATCCAAATCATCCATCTTCTTTAGTATGTTTTTTGTAGTATATTTGACTACTTACATAATATGGGTCTTTGATGATCAGCTGCTTCTGAGGGTCATATGAACCAAGAAGCTCAATCTTTGCTCTATGGTTTTTCACAGAGTTTGCCTTCCTTTTCAATTCACTGTGAAGACAAGAGAAAACACATGACTACAAGACAGCAGAAAAGAACACACAGAACACAATAATGCGCAAAATGAGAATAACATCTCAACTTGTTTAAGTCAATATCGAAATGCAAGAGCAAACCTCAAGCTAAAAACACAggtttaaaagtaaatgaaatttCCATTTGACAACAATGTAATGACAACAATCAGCTctgttaaaagaaaactaaacatgGAAAGGGTACTCTGTCTAGGACAAGGTTGCATTTTCTCAGTCTGGTCAGCTTAACacttgtggagaaaaaaaaagtatgtgggagacagaggaaaaaactcCAAAGACGAGGCATCCAAGGAACTCAGTAAGCTGATTACAGATCAGATCTGCCACAGGCATGTGATTTCAAAATTATCCCTAAACTTTCAAAGTAGCAAAAATATCCCTCCCCCTAACCTTTGGTAAGAGCTTAAGACAGGGCTTAGCAAGGATATTGCTCATTAAAGAGAGGCATTCACCTACACATTATAGCTCAACGCTACCACCAGAAGTTGCACATATCAGTATCAAGAACAGGACAGCAGGACAATCCAGTTTGACCCATATTCAaggcaatgttttttttttaactaaagacATTATAAGTAAGACAGGACATGTAACACACGACACCTGTGTTTTCAGCAACTGTGATAcacattcacagaaaaaaaaaccctcactgCTGCTGTGGTCTGAAATTACTGTACCTCAAATTGCTCTCATCCATGCAGAGAATGTACTCAAAGCTCATGAAGTCTTCTCTGGTaacctggaggaggagaagaaatacaaaaaaagaaaagaaaattacactgGGCTCTTCAAATACAGTACAGCCTGCAGAGACTcctgcttctttaaaaaaaaaaagaaaaaatttttGAAATCAATCTACAATACAGAAAACCGGATGT contains:
- the acp1 gene encoding low molecular weight phosphotyrosine protein phosphatase isoform X2, with amino-acid sequence MAANNTKSVLFVCLGNICRSPIAEAVFRKMTTDAGVVDKWRIDSAATSTYEIGNPPDYRGQACMKSHGVPMRHVARQVTREDFMSFEYILCMDESNLSELKRKANSVKNHRAKIELLGSYDPQKQLIIKDPYYGNDEDFEKVYEQCVRCCKAFLEANS
- the acp1 gene encoding low molecular weight phosphotyrosine protein phosphatase isoform X1, with the translated sequence MAANNTKSVLFVCLGNICRSPIAEAVFRKMTTDAGVVDKWVIDSAATSDWNIGSSPDSRGLACLRKHDIETSHRARQVTREDFMSFEYILCMDESNLSELKRKANSVKNHRAKIELLGSYDPQKQLIIKDPYYGNDEDFEKVYEQCVRCCKAFLEANS